The Larimichthys crocea isolate SSNF chromosome I, L_crocea_2.0, whole genome shotgun sequence genomic interval TGCCGATGAACCGCAGaagtaaaatcttttttttttccctccttgcAGACTCTCGGATCTTTTGAAAAGACTAAATGACACAGAAGGTATGAATTGTAAAGCGGTGCTGTCTTTTCAATCCCACAGCCTCTCTCATGGCAACAGGTGAATGGCTTACTGATGGCCTGAAGAGTTGGCGTCattcgtacacacacacacacacacacacacacatacacacacgacTAAAGACACACCTGCTCGCTCCTGTCGCTGATATGTCTTGACTGTTTTGGTGCAAACGTGTTTCAAACTTAAtgatttttgaaaaacaaatggtgtTAATTAATTCTTGCAACACGTGTGGCCGTCGCGCTGActcacaggagagagagagtggcacTCTTGACTCACCTGTGTTCCAGTTTTCATCTCTTTCATGGTGATAGTCTGTGCAGCGGTGCAGCctctccaaaataaaaatagacactTGAGATGTTGCCAGGAACACtcgctgtgttttctgtgagcTTTCATTGCTCGGCCAATCTTCGAGCTCTGGGTGCCCAAAGCTCACTGGATCGACCAATCCGACCCCATTAAGTGATTTTTGGTGATCCTTCTCCCCTGTGCTGCACCTTTTCAACTCAAAAAGATAGAGAGTATCGACTAGCACCAATATGTGCACCTAGAACTTTTTATCTGTGGCTTTACCGTGACGTGGTATGTGTATGTACAAGCTCCCTAATCTCACACAATATTTACTGAGATTTTCTGTGTATagaatgtaaatataatacatgATATGCACAATATCACAGAAGTTTACAGGTAAGGGAAATTCTTCCAGTCCTATAGGTGTCCTATAATGATTTTGGTACAAAAACGCCACAATCAGACGACCCGGAAAAGTCTCAGTGCTCCGGTCCGTCCTCTGGTGAGGagagaatcttttttttccagcctaaaaaaaaacaaaacaaaaaaaacagaggccGTCTACTCCTCTGCCCCCTGGCTGTGAGGGAAAGGCAGAGTGACGGCGTGCTCTTGAGCCAGGGCCGCCAGCTCCTTGAGGAACTCGCAGAAGATGACGGCGCAGTAGACGGCGTTCTTCACCCGCAGCGCCTCCGCCTGCTTCTCCAGGCTGGAGGCCCCTGCGACTGAGCCGCCCCTGAACAGGGCGCTGTGCAGTGATTGGCCACCGTCCCGTACGTGTGCGAGGGCCAGCTGGGCGGCGTGTCGAGCCCGGGTCGGGCTGTTGGTGTGACGGAGGATCAGGTCACCGAGAGATGGTTTACGACTTTTCACtggaacacagaaaaaaatgttttaaaaaaaaaaaacggatcaATGAAAcgcccacacccacacacacacacacacacacacacacacacagtcctcacCTAGTGAATCGGAGCGCCGCAGGGGAGGAACTGCTGCAGGCGACTCAGTCCAGTCCACTTTTCCTCGGGCCACCAGGTACTGCTGGGCCTTCTTCAGCATGGCCGGGAAGTCCTCATGGGAGGCTGCGAACGCCTCGATGCGGTTCTTCACGGAACCTAAAACCTGAGATGAGTCGAGGAGATAGAGTTTGTCGAGTTTTAATCTTCATAAAGCAGCCAGCTTGTTTCTGACGCAGAGGGAAAGAGCTACGGTCTGAAGCTGCACTCAGTCCCCAGAGGCTGCAGTGATCGTTACACTCCACAGTATGAAATGTCCTGAGGTGTCGTGTGTATTAGGCTCAACTCAGGACAGAAATCACCTCTACCCTGAGGCTCTGAGCGAGGAGCTGGAGGGAAAAGGTCATGGAAGTCATTTCTATATTTACTTATGgattcagtatgtgtgtgaacgAGTCACTCTCAGactcagtcagactcagatttagaagctggtgcGTGAAatcaaagtcagaacacaacaggtagagtatcagagcTTAGTTTGACTGCTCTCAGCGTCTGATCGGTGGCTACAGCAAGACgtcaggctgtgttttttttttttcaaaagttggaatccagctcaacttctcctctgcaggatGCTGCGTTTGGTGGACAAACGCGCCActatgaatggaaaaacctgcgttttcaCCACGATGCCGGAtgctgtctgaatgtggccCAATTAAAGGGTTTTATGTGTGGACCACACATGCTGCCTGGCAAAGCTCTAAAGCCTGATTGGTCCAGCTCACCCACCTCATCTGAGGTGACGTGATAAATACTCGGCCAGTTTGTCAGTCACTCGCCTCGTCACACTCTCAGCCTTCAAACTTGTTAACTACCTGGTGTGGTTCTGAttacagatcacacacacacacactcctgttctGACTGCTCGGTGTGTTTCATCAGGTGAGCTCTGCTTTGAGTTCtttcagtttaaatgaatgtaGATTATTTTATTGTGGTTACATTTCTTCAGACCGGTTTTCTCTGTAGTTCCActcatttttttgtatgtgtgactTATCTACAGCATGAAACAGCCACTTACACTCGCTCACACTTCTGTCTTTGGTTTTTCGagtgtgtgcaaacatggactTTAAATTTTGGAGATGagtgatttgccttttttttctgctctacATCCAGCGACACATTCAAAACAAGCTGCGGCTCTCGTGTTTACACTCGAGAACAGCTATCAGTGCTAGCGATCCCTGCTGAAGTGTGGAGAAGGAGAcggggatgcagagctggatctggGTGCCAGGTGTAGAAAAGACGGCACAAACTTTGTGTACCGTCTCTCCCTTATGAGACAGATATGCTAACGGcgctaaccaggctacagagggagtatgaGACAGTGCAGAATCTcagagacgtggctgaatgaactcactgagGAAGGTACGTCACACAGCGAAGGAAACGTCTGTGGACTGCAGGCTGAGGACTCAACCTTTTATACGTGGGGCGTCCACTTAACCAGTTGAGCCACCAGGCCATCCctatttgttcatttaattatttattaacgagtttttttattataagttCTTCTGAACAAACAACAGGCCTGATTTTCTACAAAGCTGGACTGTCGAGTTTCTAAGCacataaataactttatttcactgaatCCATCTGGTTCATGttgcttcctcttctccttcgtCCGAGGTGGTGTATCTTagaacatgcacagaaataaaatatggatAAGAAACTCTATTCAAATGCATTGTGGGACTGATGCTTTTGGAAGAGACGCTTGCACAGAAGTGAGGTGGGCTGGAAGTGAACGACACTGCCTAAAAACAGCGACAGACTAAAAACTGTCACCGCTTCAAGTGGAAATTCAGTACAGTTTGTACCGAGCACCTGGTTTAGAAATTCAATGGGGAGCATGGAGAGCACTCCTCGGCCAGCACATCACAGGTTTTTGTACGGCGAGGCTGTACCTGGATCAGTGACTTGACGCTGGGTTGGAAGACCATGTTGGTGTTGAGCAGGAAGGAGCGTAGGAGTGGCTGAGGATAGCATGCCAGCTGGGCCACGATTCCTGTGAGCAGGATGTTGACGTATAGCGAGTTTTGGAGCATGTTCTCCAGCTTGGCAAACAGAACCACCATGAATGGACCTGCGCGAGGAAAGATTGATACAAGAGAGACACAACTTTAGCTCAGCTGCGAGTGAACAAGCGACGGATGAAACCGTGGGCGTGTTTGACAGTCTCTGCAAATATCTGATATGTTGGTAAAGAAGCTGTCAGACGCTGATCAACAGAACAGCCTGCAGACTTGAGACAGGGATAATTCAACTCTCAAACTCTCAGCCGTCCCCTCGGAATTCAGCACTTTGACTTGAAGAATTCTTTAGCGTTAAGATGGGTACTGCTGCTAGAAAAGTGATTCAAGTGCTGTTGAAGCGTGAAGCTGGTACTCAGACTGCTGCCGTGCATAAGCAGCCTTCAGTGTGCGCGGCAGTGTGATGAATACCTGCGCGTGGCAACTCACTGCTTCTTTATGGAGGCCGATGTGTGTGCTCGAAGTGAAGTCACCATGAGGCGAGTGACACAAGCGTACCTCCAACTGGCACCGACTTACTGAAGCCGCGTGTATTACCGGGGACGTCCAGAAATAACATGAACAGTTTACAAAACTACAACCAACAACTTAAGGACTTTTAACAGTGTCCCCCTGCACGGTATCAGTGTGAGTCTCACCTGTGTACGGCTGAGAGGCAGGCTGGTTTAGTGGTCGTGCAGGACTACAGAGGCCCACCGCAGACCCTTCTCCCTTTGCGTCCCCCGTCAGCTTCGCCTCAAGGGCCGAGGACAGCTGCTGTTCCTCCTCCTGCCGCTCAGCAGATTGGGGCTCCCTGGCAGCTTCCTCCTGCTGGCAGGCTGCTCTGCTGCGCTCCTTCACCCGGTCCTCCAGCTCCCTCAGCTCCTGGGTGAAGGCCTCGATGCTGATGCCCTGACCGTTGGAGTCTACGGGGAGCTGCGGTTCTCCCGGCACCTgctccagcagctcctggaGCAGGCTCTCTACAGATTGCGGCGCCTGGTTGGCTTCTGGAAGATCTGAGGATGCACTGTGCGTGTTTGAGGTGTCGCTGGTCTGCAGTTTGGTGTCGGGCGCCGGCTGGGTGATGGAGCTCTGGTTAGGGCACAGAGATTTGGCGTCGCTCATTTCACTGTTGCTGAAAATGGACTGTGGGAGAGGTGTGCAGCTTTGAGAGGGGCAGGTGACGAGGGATCCGTTCTGATTTGCATTTTCGTCTAAATACTGCTGCTCCCCCAAGTCTCTCTTCACTTTCTTTACCTCCAGTCCTCTGTCCCGACTGTCTGAGCAGCCGTCCACCTGCCCCATTGTTCCGTTATACATGGCCTGGTAGCTAACAGTGATGGCGGACGTTGGAACGTGGGGAGCTGGGGACGAGGCGGCGTGAGAAGTCGATAAAGTTGAGGCTGTagacgatgaggaggaggggacgAGATGCGGTACAGGCTTTGGCAggagctcctctctctgcaggctGCGTTTCTTGGAGCGGGGCGTGAGGCTGATGCAGTTGTTTTTGCCGATCGTGACGTCCCACTCTCCGCTGTCCCGCTCCGAGCTGCTCCACTCGGAACGCGCCGCCGCCACGATGGCCGACCTCCGCTGGCCTGGGGGAGTGTTACTGCTTCCTCCCTGGTGGAAGGAGAAGTGCTCGGGGAACATCGCCATGGAAGGGTTGGAGGTAGGGGGTGGTGGGGGCGGAGGGACTGTGTTTGGGGAGGGGTTTTCTCCATCGTATGGAGCCGACCAGTCACGGCAGGCCCAGGAGCAAACCTCTATGCCCCGCCGGGCGTCTCGGAGATACTCCAGGTAACCCGAATCCCAGTCCAGACACTCTGTGTGAGCCTGCTGCTGGTGCATGGGGCTGTCGGGGGACATGGGGTGGGAGCTGGAAGAACCCGACTGCAGTGGCTCCATGCCGGTGGGAGTAGAGgggccccctcctcctcctgatccACCTCCACTGCTCTGTTGGCGCATGAAGAAGGCTAAGCGGGATGGAGTGCTTGGTCTGGGCGGGGCTGGAGACTCTGTGCTGGGACTGTTCAGAACTgaagggaaacaaaacacagttaaCTCTAACACCACTGAGAAGTTTACATCACATCAGATTTACTGGCTTCATGCTCACGTGAACTTTTACCTGTCATGACAATTCATGATTTGTGCTGACTGCCTCCAATAAGAACAAACACGCATCACACACCACACCTCCAAAATCATCGGTCCTCCCACCGCCAGCCTCTTAGACCCTAACAGTAAAGCCATCACACACATGACCACAGCCGCCCCCTCGACTCATCCTACATCTGACTCTGTGACTGCAGATAGGAGCACGCTATGGCAGTTTAGTCTCTACTTATATAGCAGCTCTGAACAAAACACCCCTGCAATCATATATTCctggtttttatttatataattttatcattGCTATTTTTGCTAAATTCTATTCATTGTTGTCtcctgcatgtttgcatgaaaggtgccataaaaacaaacagaagtatTTTAAGACATCAGAGATTACCCCAGCAGCTCATTTAGACCAGATTAGTTTTTGCTGACAACGTGCTGCGTGCAGCTAACTGACGGTTAGGCCAGCCCTGcagaaaacaaagtcaaatgtagcgtcacaacacacacacacacacaaggagagtTGAGGCCAAACCAAAACACAGCTGCTAATGTCCTGGGTGCTGCCCACAGGCACGTTTACTGCCTGTTTTCAGTCTATGTCTAATTATCCAAGTAATGCATGGAACAAGAGGCAGAGACTATTCcgaaaaataataattagaatgTTGTAAATGTTTACAACCGCAGCTGTGAGCGTGGACTTCTCACCTTTGCCCCAGAACGCGTTGTCGTCGTCGCGctcagcagggggcgctgcgtTCTG includes:
- the fhip1b gene encoding FHF complex subunit HOOK-interacting protein 1B, which encodes MSWLSRLNPRGPASRAGRSAVPSSPCTADPETCLMVFENHWRQVSWVLERHEPSSSSDDLTAVRNHTDQMLCLLAEERPAESLEGGASVPPMGPILEMVVTENILESLVQWHLRRGLDPDSQGALLKLFEMLIGQSQQPLLQHTAVLHPLLRLLGACADPELGCPSALENSLVLLLNQVCVSMARQPVVLEMLFRAAPAQQGSTNLLIFSLLVPFIHRDGAIGQQARDALLLVMAASASNEAVARYIAENSYFCPVLATGLSALYSSLPRKIEVRGDDWHALRREDWMVVSALVLFMNSLEFCNAVVQVAHPLVRSQLLDYLHNGFLVPVMGPALHKSSVDEMIASTAYLDLFLRSVSETSLLKTFLRFILLHRHDNDTILDTLLTRISSNSRLCMVSLSLFRTLLSLNCEDVMLQLVLRYLLPCTHVMLSQRRAIRETDIYGKSADKFLSLIPECCRQNAAPPAERDDDNAFWGKVLNSPSTESPAPPRPSTPSRLAFFMRQQSSGGGSGGGGGPSTPTGMEPLQSGSSSSHPMSPDSPMHQQQAHTECLDWDSGYLEYLRDARRGIEVCSWACRDWSAPYDGENPSPNTVPPPPPPPTSNPSMAMFPEHFSFHQGGSSNTPPGQRRSAIVAAARSEWSSSERDSGEWDVTIGKNNCISLTPRSKKRSLQREELLPKPVPHLVPSSSSSTASTLSTSHAASSPAPHVPTSAITVSYQAMYNGTMGQVDGCSDSRDRGLEVKKVKRDLGEQQYLDENANQNGSLVTCPSQSCTPLPQSIFSNSEMSDAKSLCPNQSSITQPAPDTKLQTSDTSNTHSASSDLPEANQAPQSVESLLQELLEQVPGEPQLPVDSNGQGISIEAFTQELRELEDRVKERSRAACQQEEAAREPQSAERQEEEQQLSSALEAKLTGDAKGEGSAVGLCSPARPLNQPASQPYTGPFMVVLFAKLENMLQNSLYVNILLTGIVAQLACYPQPLLRSFLLNTNMVFQPSVKSLIQVLGSVKNRIEAFAASHEDFPAMLKKAQQYLVARGKVDWTESPAAVPPLRRSDSLVKSRKPSLGDLILRHTNSPTRARHAAQLALAHVRDGGQSLHSALFRGGSVAGASSLEKQAEALRVKNAVYCAVIFCEFLKELAALAQEHAVTLPFPHSQGAEE